GTATGACTTCATTCACCTTAAGACCGGTTGCAGTCGCGATATCGTCCACACTCATTGGCATCTGGACAGGTTTTAACACGGCCCGGATCACATCGGCAGGATTTCCTTGGGCGACCAGCGTTAAAAAGTCGAGAAGACCCGGTTCCTTCCTTTTATGGTGGCGCCCTACTTCAATCACACGACCACCACCAATCGTGACGACAGGACTATAAGACCGGATAAGAAATCGATCTCCCCGTAAGGCTGGCAACGGACTTTCCAACCGAATCTCCGCAAAGGCAGTGCGTCCCGGTTCCATTTCATCATTCTCGTACCAATAGACCCGGCCAGTGGATTCAGCTGTTCCTAAATGCACATGAACCCGCGTGCGCTGAGACAATACGGGACTCGAGGGCAATAAAGATAGTTCAACCACCAAAATGTCATGGGCGTGAAGGTGCCCGATTTCACTTAAGACTTGGCCCCGGTGGATCAGTTCTTTATCAATCCCACTCAAATTGGCCGCCACTCGCTGGCCAGCCACCGCGTATTCCACTTTGTGGCCATGAACTTCGAGTCCCCGCACGCGCACCACATAGTCGCCCGGGACGATTTCTAACGTACTTTCCGTGCGGATAGTCCCACTCACCAAAGTTCCGGTCACAACTGTCCCGAATCCTCGTACCGAAAAAACGCGGTCAATCGGTAATCTCACCGTCCCTTTGGCATCCCGCAAGGGGACATGTTGAGCCAATTCATCTAAGGCGGTGAGTAGGGCATCAATACCCCGGCCACTCACCGAATCCACAAAAATCCGGGGTGAGTGTTCTAAAAAGGACCCCGTCAAAGCTTCTTGCACGGCCTCATCCACAATCGGTAACCACTCCGCTTCCACTACATCAGCTTTGGTGATCACCGTTAATCCCTTTTTCACACCGAGGAGCGTGAGGATATCTAAATGCTCCCGGGTTTGCGGCATAATACCCTCGTCGGCTGCCACCACGAGCATAACAGCGTCCATGCCATGAACACCAGCAGCCATATTGCGGATAAATTTTTCATGTCCCGGGACATCAATTAAAGCCGCATGCTGGCCGCTAGGCAGCGTAAAATGAGCAAATCCCAGATCAATGGAAATGCCCCGACTCCGTTCTTCTGGCAACCGGTCCGTATTCACTCCGGTTAAACGCTGCGTGAGGGTGGTTTTGCCATGATCAATATGCCCGGCAGTGCCAAATATGATCGGCCGGGAATAAATGTCTGCCATCAAAAAATCCTACCCTTCCCGAAAGTGTCGCGTATACCCTTTATCTGTCAGGTACTTGCGAATTTCCAAGAGTGCTGTATACGTCGGCAAGATATAGCTCACTTGATCCGGCGCACTATGATGTATTAAATCCTCCAACGCTGCCTCAGGTTTTTCTATGACATGTATGCTTCCAGTATCAAGCCCGGCATATAAAAGCCGCACAGCCATGTCCCGAGCCCGGATGCCACTAACCCATACATGCCAGTGCGGTTGGACAAAACGTTCAAAATCGACATCCCACAGCCACGATACGTCTTGCCCGTCGGCATAACGATCATTAATGATAAACAAAAGACTTTTCAAAGGCCGCCTATCCTCGTCGATGGCTTGTAACACTTGGTTAAATCCCACTGGGTTTTTCACGAGTGCTAACCAGACATCTTTGCCTTCAATCGATACTTCTTCCATTCGCCCAAACGCTGGGCGAAAGCTCCCCAGTGAGTTGGCGGCTGTGTCCAACTCTACGCCTAAGAGTAAAGCGACAGCCATTGCCGCCATCACGTTATAGGCATTATATAACCCTGGCAAGCGCATCGGTACACGAATTTGTTCTCCACGATAATCGATCCGAAGAGTTCCGTGAATACCTTGCCAATCCACCAATAACAGATCTGGTATAGGACGTCTCAAACCGCAGGCAGGACAGTAATAATCGCCAATGTGGGCATAATATTGTCGAACATAGCGCAGTTCGTGCCCACAGCTGGGACAAAACCGGGCATCTTGAATATCATGGTGGCCTTGGGGTGTTGGATAGACAGACAAGTCGGCGCCAAAATAAAGAACTCGGGAATAGGATGCGCCTAGAAATGCCACTTGTGGGTCATCGGCGTTTAAGACCAACCATCCTTCTGGATCGAGCTTCTCAATCCCTTTTTTGACGAAATTCACCGTCGTGGATAATTCACCATAACGGTCAAGCTGGTCCCGAAAAAAATTGGTGACAGCTATCACTTTCGGCTGGCTTTCCTCTGCAGCCTTGGGCATCGTGGCTTCATCAGTCTCCAACAAGGCAAGGTCAGCCTTGGGATATAATCGCAAGCGACTAGCCTGAATTAACGCTGTGGTTAATCCGAGAATCAAATTTGCCCCGGCTTGATTGGTTACGACCTTGCGTCCACTCTTGCGCAATAGAAAAGTGGCAATCGCCGCCGTAGTCGTTTTGCCATTAGTCCCGGTCAACAAGATGACACCGCCAGGCATTTTTCTAGCCAGGCGCTTAAACACTTGCGGATCAATGCGGCGGGCAATGAGACCTGGCAGGGAACTGCCGCCTCGGCCCGTCAAACGACTTACCCAACCAACAATACGCGCTATCCAAACGGCCAGAAAAAACCTCATGCGCTAGGTGAGTCCTTTCTCGACGGGCCATATTGTTGTTGGTAATATTCCAAATAGGCACCGGTTTTAATAGCTTTCCACCACGCTTCATGATCCTTATACCACTGAACGGTATCCCATAAGCCTTGCTCCCAGTCAATTTGTGGATGCCAACCTAGTTCTTTGGTGATTTTCTGGGAGTCAATCGCGTATCGCCGGTCATGTCCCAACCGATCTGCTACCGGGGTAATAACCGAATAGGGCAGATGCAAAATGTCAGCAAGTGCTTCGGCCACTTCCCGGTTCGATTTCTCATTATGTCCTCCGATATTGTAAATCTGCCCACTTTTCCCCTGAAGGGCGACCATCCATAACGCTCTGACATGGTCAGACACATGAAGCCAATCGCGGACGTTTTTCCCGTCACCATAAAGCGGCCAGGTTTTCCCTTCTAATCCATTGGTAATGAATAAGGGTATCAGCTTTTCAGGAAATTGATAGGGACCATAATTATTTGAACAACGAGTAATGACGACATCCTGAGCGTACGTGCGGAAGGCAGCCAACGTCAAGAAATCGGCAGCCGCTTTACTCGCAGCATAAGGACTATTGGGATTTAAAGGAGATGTTTCGGAAAACCAATGGCTGCCCCCAAGGGGTAAACTCCCATAGACTTCATCCGTAGAAACTTGGAGAAATCTTTTCACATGATGGATTCTCGCCAGTTCCAATAAGACCTGCGTGCCTAAGACATTGGTGGTTACAAATGGTGCTGCAGAAAGAATCGAGCGATCCACATGCGATTCGGCGGCAAAGTTGATGATGATGTCCACGCAATTATCAGCGAGAATGCCCTCGAGCGTAGCCCGATCCCCAATGGATGCATGTACCCATTGGTAACGAGGATCGTCTTCATACTCCTTCAGATTTTCTAAGTTTCCTGCATATGTTAACGCATCGACATTAATAATATGAATGTCAGGGACATTCTCAAGCAAGTAACGAACCATTTGAGACCCGATAAAGCCGAGTCCTCCTGTTATCATGACACGCATGGCTGTCGCTTCTTCCTTATCGATATTGGGTTGTCCAATCAAATCCGATGGTCTCATCATTCCACGCCAACCGTTTTTCATCAGGTTGGGCGGGATTATAGGATTCAGTGGTGAAATAGACGATCATGAGGGGCTTGTTTCCCAGTACTCGATATCCATGGACCACACCTACTGGAATGACTATGAGTTGGGGATTGTCTTCTCCCGGATACAACACTTGAGTAATGCCGTAAGTGGGAGAATCCTTGCGAGCATCGTATAATACCACTTGCGCCGATCCTACGGGAAAAAACCACAAGTCGTCTTGCCGTTCATGATAGTGAAACGCCTTAATAACGCCGGGATAACTCATGGACAATGAGGCTTGACCAAATTTGCGCAAGAGATGGTCATCATCCCGTAAGATTTCTTGAAAAAACCCGCGGTCGTCAGGATGACGCACGAGCTGTTTAACAACCACTCCTTCAATGGTTCCAAAAGTACTCATGATACCTCCTAAGCCTTTTTATGTCATTTTTTGTTATAAATCAACCCGACTATGGTCTCCTAAAACCAGTCGCATAGCTTTAGGACGCTCGTTTCGTCCTTGCACCCTAACCCCACGCCCGATTAAGGATTGATCAATGCGTTCGGCAACTCTTTGAATCACACTGTCGGGAAGAACAATACTATTTTCAATTTCTGTTTCTTCAATGATGACCCCCTCTCCGATGGTGGTATAAGGGCCGATATAAGTATTGCGAATCACAGCGCCTTCGCCTATCACGACGGGGCCTCGAATTGTCGTTCGCTCAATGCGGGCCGTTGGAGCGATATAAACTCGGCCAACAATTTCGCTTTCTTTGTCCACATGTCCTTGCACCGCCGGCACCAAATCCTCAAGAACTAAGCGGTTGGCTTCGATGACATCCTCGGGTCGTCCCGTATCTTTCCACCACCCGTCAACGAAGGTGGCATCCACAATCCGGTCTTGATCAATTAATGCTTGGATCGCGTCTGTAATTTCATATTCGCCTCGCCACGACGGCTTTAATGTCGCAATCACCTCGTGAATTTCCGGTTGAAAACAATAAGCTCCCACCAAAGCCCAATGGGATGGGGGATTTTTCGGTTTCTCCACCAGACGCGTCACGCGACCATTTTCGACTACTGCCACACCAAATTGCCGGGGATCATCCACCGCGGTTAGCAAAATGGATGCGGAATAACGCCCCGACATAAATCGATCCACAAGTGTTCCGAGGCCGCTTCGCAATAAATTGTCGCCCAAAAACATGAGAAAAGGAGCATCCGCAAGAAACGGTGCAGCGGTTTTGACCGCATGTGCCAATCCCAGTGGTGCTTCTTGCACAATGTATGTAAAATGACAATTAAAGGCTTGACCATCCCCCAGACTTTCGCGAATAGCCGCCCCTGTTTCTCCGACAATAACGCCAATATCCGTTATTCCTGCTTGCACCATCGCCTCGACCGCATAATGTAAAATCGGACGATTGGCGATAGGAATAAGTTGCTTCGCCCCGGTATAGGTTAAAGGACGTAAGCGACTGCCCGTCCCACCGGCCAGTAGCAGCCCTTTGAGTTCCATAAATCGACTCCTTTTAAATGACCATTGTTATTGTATCCATCCCACTCGTATTTGACCACGTTTTTGGCGCTTATTCATCTTATCTTGACATATAACGGCCTCAAGCGCTATACTTACTAGCGGTCGTCGGGGAGTAGCGCAGCTTGGTAGCGCGCCTGCTTCGGGAGCAGGAGGTCGCAGGTTCAAATCCTGTCTCTCCGACCACTTAAATTCTTTCCACACAGATTTTTCCACCATTTCGATCATCTTTAATAAAAGTGATCGCTTCAAGACTTTTAATCCGAAGCAGTTCGCCGCACCGGATCCAAAGGCATGATCACCATCGCCAAAGAAAAAAATATTACCAAACGCGCCAAAAACAAGTATGTCGTGCGCATTTCTCTTCGAAACGAACAATGCGGGAAATGGCGCCCGTTGACCGAAACATCGAACGAAGATATCCTAGGCAACAACATATTGCCAGGTTCACGGGAAATTTCGACGGGTTTATGGGCTAAGTGGACTGCAGGTTTATCGGAATGAGACGGGTTCGGAGCTTACATACCGTTAATAATGATCTGTCTTAGAACAGACATGTCATGTTTAAGGGAGCGGAGTATCTGCTATCTCCGCTCCCAAAAGTGTAGATTGTTAATTCACCCGGGGAAAACACGTTTTATGCTGGTTAAGCAGCATGTAGCTGCTCAGACCGAGAACGGGGAACACAACAAGTAAGACGATAACTTCTTGCCATAACCGGTGAATCCCTGTGCTGCGCCATCCCATTCCGGCTATTATCGCGCCCAAGGGACCAGCACTTTGAAGAAAGCTTCTAATATAAGCCAGCAGAGCAGGGCGTTGTTGGCTGGGTGCTCCATCATAGCGAATTTGAAGAGCCCAAGTCGCTGCCCCCGCGGCGAGAAATGCGTGGACGAACATAACTGGCAAAATCCATTTGGCATGATCCATCTGATTCCAAATCGCTATCATCACCATGCCCGCAGCCGCATCACTCCATAATAGGCGATGAATGGCTGAGCCCTTGCGCAGTAATACGGGAAGAAGGATGCTCCCGAAAAAACCTCCACTTGCTTCTAAGGTCAACAACAGTCCGTATCGTGTACCGTCTGCATGCCAATCATGCGAAACAATTAAAGGCCATAACACCACGAGCATCCCTTGGGCCACATTCATCCCCCAAAACACGGCCGTTGATATCCAAATCGCGGGGTTGCCCAGGATTAGCCGCCATATCGGTCGCGATATGATAGCCGAATCTTGATCAGAATGCGCGGTTGTCCCCTTAGTCATAAGGGAAATGGTTGCCAAATTAAAGGCCGCTAGAACTAATATGACCGCAGCACTGCCCACAAATAATATCACAGGGACATGGCTCACCATCACACCCGCTAATAAAGGGCTTAGCAATACTGCAAGATTCCACCCAATTTGCTCGCTATAAAGTGCCGTCGAGACCCATGGTTCAGGCACCAAATGCACATATAAATTGGGTCCACCTGCATTCGTCACCATAAATGTGAGCGCATTCAAAAAAGCCACGCCGTCAAATACGGTCCAATTCACCGCGTCTTCATGGATTGCAATGATCTCCGTCAAAATTCCATAACCCAGCGCCCGGCTGACAAGGTCGACAACCATAGCACGCCTGATAGACCAATAGCGAAACAGTTTCACCGTTAGCGGTCCGCCAATGATAGCGGGCGCCGTACTCCAAAATACATACCATCCCAGATTTGCTGGAGAGTGACCTCTAGTTGCCAAGAACCAGAGCAATGCAAGCTGTACACACTGCTCCACTAGGCGGACGATGGTGTCACCGAGAAAATAGCGAGCAAATGCTGGGATCTGAAATATGCGCAAATAACGCATCATGATCCCCCGCTAAATTTTCATAGTTCAGTGTGGGAGCGAGAGATTTAAGGGGGAGTCAAAACCAGGAGGGGCATGGTCTGATCCATCGGCATCCCCTCCTAGACAGTGTTTCGCATGTCATTCTAATAAAAGCATTCTACCATAACTCTTCTCGTTAACCATGACCCATGCCGTTTTATGGGGGATGCCAGAAATTTAACATCAACTATATCTTCATGTTTTTGATGTTATAAATAAATATTTATGTATCTTTAATCCAATCCATATTTCACAAATACCTCTGAGATCGTTATTCTTATCACATAGACCTTTACCACCCAATTAGCAACGCTCTAAATTGTCTGAATTCGCGCTTTTATTTCAAGGGAGGAAATTTCATGAGTTCAACTGAGAACAAAAAGAAAAGCCGCTGGGCCTCTGGGGTCACCCCATATAGTGAAATGGGATATTGGCGCCCAGATTACGAACCGTCAGAAACCGATGTCATTTGCGTATTTCGCGTCACTCCACAAGAAGGCGTCTCGCCGGAAGAAGCCGCGGCTGCAGTGGCCGGAGAGTCCTCCACAGCGACATGGACTGTTGTCTGGACTGACCGTCTTACTGCCTATGACAATTATCAGGCGAAAGCATACCGCGTAGATCAGATTCCTGGAACTGACCAATATTTTGCTTACATTGCGTACTCAATTGATCTCTTTGAAGAAGGCTCTATCGCCAACCTGGCCTCATCTATTATTGGTAACGTATTCGGTTTCAAACCGTTAAAGGCCTTGCGTTTAGAGGATATGCGCATACCCCTTCATTATATCAAGACCTTCCAGGGCCCAGCTCACGGAATTGTTGTGGAGCGGGAATATCTCGACAAATACGGACGGCCTTTACTTGGTGCCACCATTAAACCCAAATTAGGGTTGTCTTCACGCAACTACGGTCGTGTCGCCTATGAAGCGCTTCGTGGGGGACTAGACTTTACCAAAGACGACGAGAACATTGGATCTCAGCCCTTCATGCGCTGGCGTGACCGCTTCCTTTATGTCATGGAAGGTGTCAACCGCGCGGCCGCCGAAACGGGTGAAGTCAAAGGTCACTACATGAACGTTACTGCTGCCACAATGGAAGATATGTATGAACGGGCTGAATTTGCTCGCGACTTAGGCAGTGTCATCATCATGATCGACCTCACAGTCGGGTACACCGCCATTCAGTCTATGGCCAATTGGGCTCGTAAAAATGGAATGCTGCTTCACCTACACCGGGCAGGCCACGCCACCTACACGCGTCAAAAAACGCACGGGGTGTCTTTCCGGGTCATTTCTAAATGGATGCGTTTAGCGGGAGTTGACCATATCCATGCCGGAACCATTGTCGGTAAACTGGAAGGCGATCCCAACATGATCCACGGTTATTACAAGACCTTACGCGATTCCAAGGTTGAAATGAACCTCCAAGAAGGCTTGTTCTTCGATCAAGACTGGGGTTCCATGCCAGGTGTCATGCCCGTCGCTTCCGGGGGAATCCATGCCGGACAAATGCACTTGTTAATCCACCACCTTGGTGAAGATGTCATTTTGCAGTTCGGTGGCGGAACGATTGGTCATCCGATGGGAATCTCCGCAGGGGCAACGGCCAACCGCGTGGCATTAGAAGCCATGATCAAGGCTCGCAACGAAGGCAAAGATATCCTCAATGAGGGTCCCGAAATCCTTCAAAAAGCGGCGAGAATGTCTCCGTCGCTACAAGCAGCCCTTGACGTGTGGAAAGATGTCACATTTAACTACGAATCCACAGACACTCCGGATGTTTTACCGACACCCAGTGTATAAATAAGGAGGACACTATCGATGGCTTTTCACCTGACCCAGGGAACCTTTTCCTATCTTCCCCCACTCACTGATGACGAAATCAAGTTGCAAATTGAATATGCTCTCGATCACAACTGGCCGATGAGTGTGGAATTTACTGACGATCCCCATCCACGGAACACGTATTG
The Sulfobacillus thermosulfidooxidans DNA segment above includes these coding regions:
- the selB gene encoding selenocysteine-specific translation elongation factor, which translates into the protein MADIYSRPIIFGTAGHIDHGKTTLTQRLTGVNTDRLPEERSRGISIDLGFAHFTLPSGQHAALIDVPGHEKFIRNMAAGVHGMDAVMLVVAADEGIMPQTREHLDILTLLGVKKGLTVITKADVVEAEWLPIVDEAVQEALTGSFLEHSPRIFVDSVSGRGIDALLTALDELAQHVPLRDAKGTVRLPIDRVFSVRGFGTVVTGTLVSGTIRTESTLEIVPGDYVVRVRGLEVHGHKVEYAVAGQRVAANLSGIDKELIHRGQVLSEIGHLHAHDILVVELSLLPSSPVLSQRTRVHVHLGTAESTGRVYWYENDEMEPGRTAFAEIRLESPLPALRGDRFLIRSYSPVVTIGGGRVIEVGRHHKRKEPGLLDFLTLVAQGNPADVIRAVLKPVQMPMSVDDIATATGLKVNEVIQVLENSSDIFYGPERLVLEVHKLDPFSRRLGEFLADYHLKHPLRPGIERERLKEALWPEWSMKQVLFVVAHSLDVSINGEWVHLTTFVPENPEPWKSEVERLYQAISHTGLKPVAIDQLQSQIVIEPDHVFDVLEFLVQQGRIIRLDDGIYIADRVFDEARRQVTEALKTSTELSTSQLREVLGTNRRFAVLLLELLDALHVTRRIGDNRTLVG
- a CDS encoding Mur ligase family protein, which encodes MRFFLAVWIARIVGWVSRLTGRGGSSLPGLIARRIDPQVFKRLARKMPGGVILLTGTNGKTTTAAIATFLLRKSGRKVVTNQAGANLILGLTTALIQASRLRLYPKADLALLETDEATMPKAAEESQPKVIAVTNFFRDQLDRYGELSTTVNFVKKGIEKLDPEGWLVLNADDPQVAFLGASYSRVLYFGADLSVYPTPQGHHDIQDARFCPSCGHELRYVRQYYAHIGDYYCPACGLRRPIPDLLLVDWQGIHGTLRIDYRGEQIRVPMRLPGLYNAYNVMAAMAVALLLGVELDTAANSLGSFRPAFGRMEEVSIEGKDVWLALVKNPVGFNQVLQAIDEDRRPLKSLLFIINDRYADGQDVSWLWDVDFERFVQPHWHVWVSGIRARDMAVRLLYAGLDTGSIHVIEKPEAALEDLIHHSAPDQVSYILPTYTALLEIRKYLTDKGYTRHFREG
- the rfbB gene encoding dTDP-glucose 4,6-dehydratase, which produces MRVMITGGLGFIGSQMVRYLLENVPDIHIINVDALTYAGNLENLKEYEDDPRYQWVHASIGDRATLEGILADNCVDIIINFAAESHVDRSILSAAPFVTTNVLGTQVLLELARIHHVKRFLQVSTDEVYGSLPLGGSHWFSETSPLNPNSPYAASKAAADFLTLAAFRTYAQDVVITRCSNNYGPYQFPEKLIPLFITNGLEGKTWPLYGDGKNVRDWLHVSDHVRALWMVALQGKSGQIYNIGGHNEKSNREVAEALADILHLPYSVITPVADRLGHDRRYAIDSQKITKELGWHPQIDWEQGLWDTVQWYKDHEAWWKAIKTGAYLEYYQQQYGPSRKDSPSA
- a CDS encoding dTDP-4-dehydrorhamnose 3,5-epimerase family protein, whose amino-acid sequence is MSTFGTIEGVVVKQLVRHPDDRGFFQEILRDDDHLLRKFGQASLSMSYPGVIKAFHYHERQDDLWFFPVGSAQVVLYDARKDSPTYGITQVLYPGEDNPQLIVIPVGVVHGYRVLGNKPLMIVYFTTESYNPAQPDEKRLAWNDETIGFDWTTQYR
- a CDS encoding glucose-1-phosphate thymidylyltransferase, which encodes MELKGLLLAGGTGSRLRPLTYTGAKQLIPIANRPILHYAVEAMVQAGITDIGVIVGETGAAIRESLGDGQAFNCHFTYIVQEAPLGLAHAVKTAAPFLADAPFLMFLGDNLLRSGLGTLVDRFMSGRYSASILLTAVDDPRQFGVAVVENGRVTRLVEKPKNPPSHWALVGAYCFQPEIHEVIATLKPSWRGEYEITDAIQALIDQDRIVDATFVDGWWKDTGRPEDVIEANRLVLEDLVPAVQGHVDKESEIVGRVYIAPTARIERTTIRGPVVIGEGAVIRNTYIGPYTTIGEGVIIEETEIENSIVLPDSVIQRVAERIDQSLIGRGVRVQGRNERPKAMRLVLGDHSRVDL
- a CDS encoding MFS transporter codes for the protein MMRYLRIFQIPAFARYFLGDTIVRLVEQCVQLALLWFLATRGHSPANLGWYVFWSTAPAIIGGPLTVKLFRYWSIRRAMVVDLVSRALGYGILTEIIAIHEDAVNWTVFDGVAFLNALTFMVTNAGGPNLYVHLVPEPWVSTALYSEQIGWNLAVLLSPLLAGVMVSHVPVILFVGSAAVILVLAAFNLATISLMTKGTTAHSDQDSAIISRPIWRLILGNPAIWISTAVFWGMNVAQGMLVVLWPLIVSHDWHADGTRYGLLLTLEASGGFFGSILLPVLLRKGSAIHRLLWSDAAAGMVMIAIWNQMDHAKWILPVMFVHAFLAAGAATWALQIRYDGAPSQQRPALLAYIRSFLQSAGPLGAIIAGMGWRSTGIHRLWQEVIVLLVVFPVLGLSSYMLLNQHKTCFPRVN
- a CDS encoding form I ribulose bisphosphate carboxylase large subunit codes for the protein MSSTENKKKSRWASGVTPYSEMGYWRPDYEPSETDVICVFRVTPQEGVSPEEAAAAVAGESSTATWTVVWTDRLTAYDNYQAKAYRVDQIPGTDQYFAYIAYSIDLFEEGSIANLASSIIGNVFGFKPLKALRLEDMRIPLHYIKTFQGPAHGIVVEREYLDKYGRPLLGATIKPKLGLSSRNYGRVAYEALRGGLDFTKDDENIGSQPFMRWRDRFLYVMEGVNRAAAETGEVKGHYMNVTAATMEDMYERAEFARDLGSVIIMIDLTVGYTAIQSMANWARKNGMLLHLHRAGHATYTRQKTHGVSFRVISKWMRLAGVDHIHAGTIVGKLEGDPNMIHGYYKTLRDSKVEMNLQEGLFFDQDWGSMPGVMPVASGGIHAGQMHLLIHHLGEDVILQFGGGTIGHPMGISAGATANRVALEAMIKARNEGKDILNEGPEILQKAARMSPSLQAALDVWKDVTFNYESTDTPDVLPTPSV